The stretch of DNA ACTGTAGCTGCTTTTCTGTGCTCACTTTTCCTCTCTCCCTGCTGTGTCCAATAATAGGTATAACAATACGGCTTTCTATCTCCCTCCTGCGCTACCATCAGATAATCCATGCCCTCGCCTTCTCTTCCTGTCTTCGGGTTATTGTCCCTGTCGAGATACATGCGCACCATACCGTATGAAGGACAGTCCTTCTCAAAGACAATTTTGAACAGGTAATTGTCGTCTCTTATGTTTGCTATCCGGATGGAACTCACATGACTTGACGGAGAAGAATATACCTCATGGAGATTATTCAAGTCTTCCGCTGATACGCCAAGTAAATTCATCTCTTCACTGATTAGTTCCGATGATTCTGCTCGTCCAATACTCAAGAAGATTACAATGACTGTAATCAGAGCGCCTATTATATACTTGTACATTTTATCTTCACCTCCTGATTTTTTATTTTGTTACAGTCGGACCTTCATTATAGCTTTCCTCTACATCCTGCGGACTCAGTTCCTTCTCCCAGATCCTGATCTCATCAATTATTCCGTCAAATAGACCTATCTTCGGCACATGAGTTCCGATGCACAGATATGTGTCAGCCAGTCCCCAGTCAAAGGCATATGTTTTCTTTGAAAGGATACTCTTGCCGTCTACATAGAAATTTTCCGTCGCACCAGGCCTGCCTTTGAAGGGCATTACTGTATAAACGAGATGGTACCATTTGCCTTCTTTCAGTTTGTAGCCTGTATTACTGTGACGCCATATAAGCACACCATTCCAGAGGCGAAGCAATAATCCACCCTGCCATTTAGCAAGGACAACAGTGAGTCCCTGAAGAGCAGGTTCATACAGCTTTATCCATGCCTCAACACTCAGGACACTTGGCCCTCTTTCACCTGCCCAGTTAATACTTTCAGGGCAAAAACCAGATGCCTGTTTCTCACGCTTAAGCTCTATGCCTTTTTCGCCTGGTGTTTTCACCTGAAAGTAATTCTGCATCTTGAGGCGGCTTTTCCACTTCCCCTCACTGACAAAGATATCTCCATCTTCAGACGGAGAGTTAAATGTCCATTTCTCAAGCAGATTAGAGGGTTCCCCGACCGCATATGAAACATCGGCAACCAACAGTAAAAATAATCCTATTACCAGTCCACCACATCCTAAACGCATGATTCTACTCACCTCCTTTTCCTTATTTAAGTAACAGTTACCTATAATTTAGCATATGAACAATTTCTTGTCAAGTTTTTTGTCAAGCACATTTAGAAATGTTCTATTTTAAGAAAATTAGTTATTTCCCTATGCAGAATTTTGAAAATATTCTATCCAGCACTTCATTATTCACTGTTTCTCCTGTTATTTGGCCAAGAGAGTCCAGAGCATTCTTCAGGTCAAGAGAGACAAACTCTTCGGTTAATTTTGTTCTTGTCATAGTATGAATAATATGGGCTAAACTCTTTTGCGCATTTAACAGCGATTCTTTATGTCTCATATTAACACATATAGCGGACTGAGGATTCTTAAACTTAGATAATGCTATATCAAACATCGTGTTCTTGAGCTCATCAATTCCAATTTCCTTCTTTGCGGATATTTTTAAAATTATCCCTTTAGGAACAAGTTTACGAATATCAGATATTTTTGTTTTAGATGGTAGATCTATTTTATTAAGCAGTACAATAGTATGCCTCCCTTTAACAAGTTCAAACAGTTTCTTATCATTGGAATTAATCGTGGTGTTTGCGTCTAACATTAAGAGTATAAGGTCAGCTTCTAAGAGTTTTTTCTTGCTTCTGGCAATGCCTATTCTTTCTACAATATTGCTTACAGGCTGTAAGCCGGCAGTGTCTATTAATATGAAGGAAAGCCCTTGTATATGAATCTGTCCCTCTACTGTGTCCCTTGTAGTCCCTGGAATCTCTGTTACTATGGCTCTCTCTTCCTCCACAAGTATATTCAAAAGACTGGATTTCCCGACATTTGGTTTGCCAACAATAACAGTCTTTACACCATGCCTGAAAATCTCTCCCTGATCAGCAGTATCAATTAAAGATTCAATCTTTTTCTGCATCTTCTTAACTGAAGATAATATTGTACTTCTGCTTATTGAGCTAACTTCATCCTCAGGGAAATTAAGCAATGCTTCTATACGCGCCAGTAAATCAAGTAATTCCATACGTAATTTTTTTATTTTAACAGATAATTTGCCTGATAGCTGCTGCGCTGCTAATTTCAATCCTTTTGACGACATGCTTCTTATCAAGTCTATCACTGACTCAGCTTGTGACAGGTCTATTCTACCGTTTAAAAACGCTCTTTTAGTAAATTCACCCGGCTGCGCTGTACGTGCACCGTGTCCTAATGCAAGCTCTAGAATAGATATTAAAATTAAAACCCCGCTATGACAATTAATCTCCACAACATCTTCTTTTGTGTATGAATAAGGCGACTTCATTATGGAAACCAGTACTTCATCAAGAACAGTTTTTCCCTTAATAATATATCCAAAATGAAGCGTATGAGATTTTTGCTTTTCTAGATTTATGTTTTTCTTTGGCTTGAATATTTTTGAGGCAATCTTTATTGCATCCGGTCCGCTTAGCCTTATAATCCCTATTCCACCCTCGCCAAGCGGAGTTGATATTGCTGCTATTGTGTCTGTGGTTATAATTCGGGACGGCATTATTTATGTTTCTTGCGGATCCAGATTTGCTGACCAATACTGAGGATATTGTTGGTTAACCAATACAGGACTAATCCAGAAGAAAAATTATAAAAAATGAACAGCATAAACACGGGCATAAAAAGCATCATCTTTGCCTGTTTTGGGTCCGCAGACTGGGCAGTAAATTTTTGCTGAAGAATTGTTGTTATACTCATTAAAATAGGAAGAATATTTAAAGGATATACTCCCGGTTTATCTATTAATGCTCCTAAGTAGAATACTGTGTCAGGTAAAGATAGGTCTGTAATCCATCCGGGAATAAAACAGGTTCCTTTTAACTCTATGGCATTTCTTAAAGTTGTAAAAAGCGCGAAGAAAAGAGGCATTTGTAACATCATTGGCAAACACCCGCCAAGCGGATTGACCTTGTTTTTTTTGTATAGTGCCATCGTCTCTTTATTTATTTTTTGGGCATTGTCCTTATACTTATTCTTCAGCGCACTGATTTGCGGTTGAAGTTCCTGCATGGCTCTCATTGACTTATGGCTTTTTATTGTGAGCGGAAACAGAACTATACTCATCAGAATTGTTAATAAAATAATTGCCACTCCATAGTTCCCGGTAATTTTGTGTAAGAACTTTAGAATATGAACGATTCTGAAAAGATTTCCAAAAAAACCAAAGTCAGCAAGCGCTTCTAAATTAACTTCTTGTTTTGCCAGCCTATCCACATTCTTCGGACCTAAATAGCAGTTAATACTGTAAGAAAAACTTTGATTAGGCCTAATATCTGGAATAACTGTTTCCACACAGTTTTGTAATATATTTAATTTGCTTTTCTTAATAACAACTTTTGATGCGGGTTCTACTGGAATTAGAGCATTCAAGAAGTATTTTGTAGATAATGCAGTCCACCATATTTTGCCAATATACGACTGTGTTAAATCTTTGTCTTTCTCTCCGCGGCCAAACGGCTTTTTTATCACCTTATCATTTATATAAGATACAGATTGTAATTCGACTCCTCCTCCCCTACCAGAACTTTGTTCCTCCATTAGCCTGAGACCTGTGCCGGTACTAATTAAAAAACCAGTTTGTTCAATATTCTTATCTGTATTATTTATCAATTCTAGAGTGATACCAATAAGATAACTATCATTTCTAAATAGAATCTTTTTAATTATAGTCGAGCCATCTTTCATATGAGAAACAAATCCAACATAGCCTTCTGGCTCTTTTCCAGAAAGCAAAAGCCCATTACTATCACATTGAAAATTATTAATAACAGACACTTCTCCTTTTACCTGAAAATACGTCTGGAGAGGATAGGTTTGAGTATAATAATTTGCAAATGATACAAGTTCAATATCTTGCGGTACCTTTAGCTTGTCCTGCCTTTTTTCTGATATTAATCCATTAATATACTCTATCTCCTCTTTTTGATATAAAAGGCGCTCCTTCTGCTCTTCTGAGGCAGCTTTGGCAAGTTGCCCGGAGAGTTGTTCTATTCTTTGATTATTCAGCGCAATTGCATTTGGTTTTACTTCAGCTTCCTTATATTCCTTTATCTTATAACTTTTAATTGTCCCGGAAGAGCCTCCTAAAACAATTTTTACTAAATCTGTTTCAACAATGACTTCTTTCTCCTTGACTAAAGGCTTTTTTTCTTCCTCTTTATACACATATTCTTCCTGCTTTTCCTTTCCAACTCTAACTGGAACAGTTCTAACTGGGACAGCTCGAGAAGAGATATTCTCTTCAACAGGTTTCTTTGGCAATTTGGAACTATAATAATGGTTAAATATCAGAAATACTGAAAGAGACAATACAACCGCCATTAATGTTCTTCTGTCCATAAACACTCCTATACTAGTGGATCATGCCCGCCTGCATGAAAAGGATGACATTTAACCAAACGAAGAAAACCTAACACACATCCCTTAAAAAATCCATATTTTAATACGGCAAGTTTTGTATATTCTGAACATGTTGGGAAAAATCTGCATGTAGACTGCTTCATAGGTGAAATATAGTTTTGGTAAAATCGTATAATAAAAACAGCTACTTTATTTAATATGTTCATTGCTTTGTTCATTAAGCCTGCCATATTTTTGCCTTTTTATACAGATTAAAGGCATTTATTTCAACATCATTATATTTGTACGTACTAGAGGAGAGAAACACTTCGAAAACGAGATCAATCCCTTTAACTATGTTGTGTTTATTCAATCTGAAGAACTCCCTTACTAATCTTTTAGCCCTGTTTCTTTGTACAGCTCTGCCTTTGAAGGCTTTTGGCACTCGCACAACAATTCCCAACCTGGTTCTTGATGCATCATTTGTTCTTATATAAAGATTAGCAAATGCTCCACAATGCCTTTTACCATTTGTGAACACAAGCTTGATCTGATTATATTTCTTAAGCTTTTCGTCTCTTGAAAAAGAAAAAATTTTCACAGGCAGGAAGTATCCTACTTTATACAGTCAATCTTGCTCTACCTTTACGTCTTCTTCTTTTGAGAACCAATCTTCCATTTTTAGTAGAATTTCTCTTACGAAAACCTAGTGCCCTATTTCTACTTAAATTAGACGGCTGATACGTTCTTTTAGACATAATAATTTATACTTTCATAAATGCTTATCATTTTAAAAATGAATCCTGATTATACAGAACGCCCTCTAACCTGTCAAGCAGAACGCTGGTACCGTTCTTTCTCGCTATATATACAGCCGCAATACTGCTGACGGTAAAGGCCTGCATCCTTGGAAAGAGATATGCTTTCTTTATATCCCTCTCTAAAATCCTTATAGAAAAAACTAATGCCAAACTCAGCTGCAACTGATTCACCAATGCTTTTAATTAAGTCGTGGTTTTGGTAGGGGCTTATGAGCATTGTTGTAGAAAAGGCATCAAATTTTCCTGATTTTGCAGTTTTCGCTGTCTCAGCTAATCTGATCCTATAACATATTAAGCATCTATTGTTTTCCCTAAATATAACCTGCCTCAGGAATTCTTCAATAGCATAGTCATCTTTTATAATCAGCTTTATCCCTTTTTCTTCAGTGTAATCTTTGAGGCAATTCAATCTCTTAGCATACTCTGTAAATGGATGAATATTCGGATTGTAAGAAAATGCCGATACCTGCATTCCCTGTTCTGAAAGTATTTTATATGGATACGTCAAACAAGGCGCACAACAGGTATGCAAGAGTAGTTTCATAATATCTATTGTAACAAGAAATACATGCCTGTCAATGCTCACATTTTGCTTGACAAAGAATAGCAACATGCTCACACTTCTTAAAGATAAGAGGAGAGTATGGATATGTCTGAAATTTTTAAGATTTTTACGAGCTTTGGCGCAGGGCTTCTATCTTTCTTCTCACCCTGTATATTGCCTCTTATTCCTGTATATATCTGTTTTATTACTGGTCTCTCAAGTGAAGAATTGGGTGATTCAAATAACAAAGACTTCAAAAAAAGAAAACTAATTCTAACAGAAACCATTTTATTTGTTCTTGGTTTTTCATTGATTTTTGTTCTTATGGGTGCTTCAGCCAGCCTTTTGGGCACATATCTTTTTTCTAAACAGAAAATCATAAGAATTATTGGAGGTATAGTAGTTATTCTATTTGGACTGCATATCAGCGGACTGTTTAATATAAAGTTCTTGCAGTATGAAAAAAAACTGCATCTTAACAGCAAGCCTGTAAACAAGTTCGGCTCTTTTTTAGTAGGCGCAGCTTTTGGTATTGGCTGGACACCATGTGTTGGTCCTATATTAGGCAGTATTCTTATGCTTGCAGCTAATGATGCTACTTTAAGTAAAGGCATTCTGCTATTGAGCTTTTATTCTCTGGGATTGGGCTTGCCATTCCTTTTACTCAGTATAGGGATAGGAAAGACACTGATTCTATTATCCAGGATAAAGAGACATTTCAGACTAATTTCAAGCATAAGCGGTGTATTGCTTAGTGCTATTGGAATATGGATTATAGTTGGGGCACTCAGCAATAATTATTAATTTTAATTTTTAATAAGGAGGAAGAAAAATGCAAAAAAAGACAATTAGTATTTTAATCACAGCCTCATTAACAATTTTTTCGTTTTTAGTAATAAACACAAGTGCTCAAACTCTATTATGGATCCATGATTATGACCAGGCATTAAAAGACGCTAAAAAATATAGCAGGCCAATTCTAATCAATTTTACAGGTTCAGACTGGTGCGGTTGGTGTATTAGATTAAAAGAAGAAGTATTCAGCAAACCTGCATTTAAAAATTATGCCAGCAACAACCTGATATTACTTGAATTAGACTTTCCCAGAAGAAAACCTCAACCACCAAAGATTAAAAAGCAGAATAACGACTTAGCGAAAAAATATAAAATAAGAGGATATCCCACTATAATATTAATTGACCACAAGGGTAACGTAATTGCAAGAACAGGTTATAGAAGAGGAGGCCCTGATAAATACATTGAACACTTAAAAGAATTAATATCACAAAAACCTAATTAAGAACGATAATTTTTATATAACGTCGTTACTAGCATATTATATCTTTTAGTTTGATTATATTATCTATAATAAAATCCGGTTCTGCTCTAATTATATCCTCTTTTTTGCTTACTCCATAAGTAACAGCGCAGGTGAGTATACCTGCATTTTTACCGGCTAATATATCTATATCCATATCACCGACCATTATAGATTTTTCCTCATTTATATGAAATCCCTGCATTGTTTTACATAAGTGGAATGGAGAAGGTTTTATGTACTCAACTTCATCTCCTCCTATGATATTCTCAAAATAATCATATATTGCCAACGACTTTAAATTAGATACAACTTCTTCATGATTTTTATTGCTTACAACAGCCTTTTTCTTATCTTTAAAATATTCAAGAACTTCTTTTACATTCGGATATAGAATGGAGTTATCCATAGAATGTTTTTTGTAGTATTCTCCAAACACAGAAACAGCTTCTTTTAGAAAATTTTGTCTATCTCCCAGTAACCTTTTTACTAAATGTTCTCTCCCTTCTCCGACATAAGAAGTTATCTCTTGGACGCTTTTTTTCATAAGCCCAAAATTCTCTAAAGTAAAATTGCCGGCATTGGCTATATCTTTCATTGAATCAACCAGCGTGCCGTCCAAATCAAACATAATAAGCTCTATATTCTTTTTCATATTTTCAAGAAGTCTTTTACCTCATTTACATCAAAAGTATGTCTGCATTTTGGTAAAGCATTGATAAACGATCTTCCATAATATCTGGTTTTAATCCTCGGGTCCAAGATTCCCACTACGCCTCTATCTGATTTAGTTCTTATTAGTCTTCCACATCCTTGTTTAAACATCATTATTGCCTGCGGTACCTGATACTCCATAAAAGAATTCTCATTTCTTGATTCCATAAGTTCCATTTTTGCTTCTGTTATAGGATCATCTGGAACAGAAAAAGGTAATTTTGTAATGATTACACATTCCAAAGATTTTCCCGGAACATCTATACCCTGCCAAAAAGTAGTTGTTCCCAATAAAACAGAATTCTTATTTTCTTTGAAATTTGCAAGTAACTCGTAACGAGGTTTATCTCCCTGCCTCAATAAATTTATATCTTTGTAACTTAAGATTAAATCATTAAATATAACATTTAACATTTTGTAACTGGTAAATAATATAAATATTCTTCCTTTCATAATATCTATTATCTTTTTGATGTGTTCAAGAACCTGCCCCTGGAATACTTCAAATTTATGGTTTGGGTCTTCCATCTTTTTTGGAAGATATAAAAGAACATTTTTCTCATAATTAAAAGGGGACCCTAGCAACAGTTCATCACAGTCTTTTATCCCGAGACGCTTCTTTATAAATCCAAAATCATTATTTGTAGATAATGTAGCAGAGGTAAGTATAATTGGTTTTATTTTGCTGAATAATTGCTTGTCTAACTCCTCTGCAATTTCTATCGGAGCAGCAAAAAGCGAATATTTTACGGCTCTTTTCCCCTTTGATATTTCAATCCAATAAACATAATCGTCCTTTGTGTGATTTAAAATAAACGACATGGCTTTTGATATATCAACACACCTTTTTGCATACGATTTTATTAAAATCTCATCTTCTTCGTCTTTTATATAATTTAATAATTCAGATAAAGAGCCTGCAAGACGTTTTAATGGTTCTTCCATGTAA from bacterium encodes:
- a CDS encoding thioredoxin family protein; translation: MQKKTISILITASLTIFSFLVINTSAQTLLWIHDYDQALKDAKKYSRPILINFTGSDWCGWCIRLKEEVFSKPAFKNYASNNLILLELDFPRRKPQPPKIKKQNNDLAKKYKIRGYPTIILIDHKGNVIARTGYRRGGPDKYIEHLKELISQKPN
- the rnpA gene encoding ribonuclease P protein component, encoding MKIFSFSRDEKLKKYNQIKLVFTNGKRHCGAFANLYIRTNDASRTRLGIVVRVPKAFKGRAVQRNRAKRLVREFFRLNKHNIVKGIDLVFEVFLSSSTYKYNDVEINAFNLYKKAKIWQA
- a CDS encoding cytochrome c biogenesis protein CcdA gives rise to the protein MSEIFKIFTSFGAGLLSFFSPCILPLIPVYICFITGLSSEELGDSNNKDFKKRKLILTETILFVLGFSLIFVLMGASASLLGTYLFSKQKIIRIIGGIVVILFGLHISGLFNIKFLQYEKKLHLNSKPVNKFGSFLVGAAFGIGWTPCVGPILGSILMLAANDATLSKGILLLSFYSLGLGLPFLLLSIGIGKTLILLSRIKRHFRLISSISGVLLSAIGIWIIVGALSNNY
- a CDS encoding HAD-IA family hydrolase, with the translated sequence MKKNIELIMFDLDGTLVDSMKDIANAGNFTLENFGLMKKSVQEITSYVGEGREHLVKRLLGDRQNFLKEAVSVFGEYYKKHSMDNSILYPNVKEVLEYFKDKKKAVVSNKNHEEVVSNLKSLAIYDYFENIIGGDEVEYIKPSPFHLCKTMQGFHINEEKSIMVGDMDIDILAGKNAGILTCAVTYGVSKKEDIIRAEPDFIIDNIIKLKDIIC
- a CDS encoding DEAD/DEAH box helicase: MSEAIDDAIKLNKHLVVEAGTGIGKSLAYLIPFIIYAAGNNNKVIISTYTKTLQNQLCSKDLPFLKKSLGIKFSYALCLGSENYLCLRRLNSKYAYDLLDSDTQFNEMTKILDWSSKTKSGIKSDLDFIPKSGVWNNVCRESDLCLGKKCSFKDDCFYKRAKNTERKSNILVTNHSLFFTNLASGGQVLPNFHAVVFDEAQTLEKVATSYLGIDLSNSKIKYLFDSIYNPKTNKGLLSKFKNLNRQTIKSIKEYLTESEQASRDFFHEISQMFGTENDSKRIRTKGIVFNYMEEPLKRLAGSLSELLNYIKDEEDEILIKSYAKRCVDISKAMSFILNHTKDDYVYWIEISKGKRAVKYSLFAAPIEIAEELDKQLFSKIKPIILTSATLSTNNDFGFIKKRLGIKDCDELLLGSPFNYEKNVLLYLPKKMEDPNHKFEVFQGQVLEHIKKIIDIMKGRIFILFTSYKMLNVIFNDLILSYKDINLLRQGDKPRYELLANFKENKNSVLLGTTTFWQGIDVPGKSLECVIITKLPFSVPDDPITEAKMELMESRNENSFMEYQVPQAIMMFKQGCGRLIRTKSDRGVVGILDPRIKTRYYGRSFINALPKCRHTFDVNEVKDFLKI
- the yidD gene encoding membrane protein insertion efficiency factor YidD; the protein is MNKAMNILNKVAVFIIRFYQNYISPMKQSTCRFFPTCSEYTKLAVLKYGFFKGCVLGFLRLVKCHPFHAGGHDPLV
- the rpmH gene encoding 50S ribosomal protein L34 is translated as MSKRTYQPSNLSRNRALGFRKRNSTKNGRLVLKRRRRKGRARLTV
- a CDS encoding LamG domain-containing protein — its product is MRLGCGGLVIGLFLLLVADVSYAVGEPSNLLEKWTFNSPSEDGDIFVSEGKWKSRLKMQNYFQVKTPGEKGIELKREKQASGFCPESINWAGERGPSVLSVEAWIKLYEPALQGLTVVLAKWQGGLLLRLWNGVLIWRHSNTGYKLKEGKWYHLVYTVMPFKGRPGATENFYVDGKSILSKKTYAFDWGLADTYLCIGTHVPKIGLFDGIIDEIRIWEKELSPQDVEESYNEGPTVTK
- the mnmE gene encoding tRNA uridine-5-carboxymethylaminomethyl(34) synthesis GTPase MnmE, giving the protein MPSRIITTDTIAAISTPLGEGGIGIIRLSGPDAIKIASKIFKPKKNINLEKQKSHTLHFGYIIKGKTVLDEVLVSIMKSPYSYTKEDVVEINCHSGVLILISILELALGHGARTAQPGEFTKRAFLNGRIDLSQAESVIDLIRSMSSKGLKLAAQQLSGKLSVKIKKLRMELLDLLARIEALLNFPEDEVSSISRSTILSSVKKMQKKIESLIDTADQGEIFRHGVKTVIVGKPNVGKSSLLNILVEEERAIVTEIPGTTRDTVEGQIHIQGLSFILIDTAGLQPVSNIVERIGIARSKKKLLEADLILLMLDANTTINSNDKKLFELVKGRHTIVLLNKIDLPSKTKISDIRKLVPKGIILKISAKKEIGIDELKNTMFDIALSKFKNPQSAICVNMRHKESLLNAQKSLAHIIHTMTRTKLTEEFVSLDLKNALDSLGQITGETVNNEVLDRIFSKFCIGK
- the yidC gene encoding membrane protein insertase YidC produces the protein MDRRTLMAVVLSLSVFLIFNHYYSSKLPKKPVEENISSRAVPVRTVPVRVGKEKQEEYVYKEEEKKPLVKEKEVIVETDLVKIVLGGSSGTIKSYKIKEYKEAEVKPNAIALNNQRIEQLSGQLAKAASEEQKERLLYQKEEIEYINGLISEKRQDKLKVPQDIELVSFANYYTQTYPLQTYFQVKGEVSVINNFQCDSNGLLLSGKEPEGYVGFVSHMKDGSTIIKKILFRNDSYLIGITLELINNTDKNIEQTGFLISTGTGLRLMEEQSSGRGGGVELQSVSYINDKVIKKPFGRGEKDKDLTQSYIGKIWWTALSTKYFLNALIPVEPASKVVIKKSKLNILQNCVETVIPDIRPNQSFSYSINCYLGPKNVDRLAKQEVNLEALADFGFFGNLFRIVHILKFLHKITGNYGVAIILLTILMSIVLFPLTIKSHKSMRAMQELQPQISALKNKYKDNAQKINKETMALYKKNKVNPLGGCLPMMLQMPLFFALFTTLRNAIELKGTCFIPGWITDLSLPDTVFYLGALIDKPGVYPLNILPILMSITTILQQKFTAQSADPKQAKMMLFMPVFMLFIFYNFSSGLVLYWLTNNILSIGQQIWIRKKHK
- a CDS encoding epoxyqueuosine reductase QueH, which translates into the protein MKLLLHTCCAPCLTYPYKILSEQGMQVSAFSYNPNIHPFTEYAKRLNCLKDYTEEKGIKLIIKDDYAIEEFLRQVIFRENNRCLICYRIRLAETAKTAKSGKFDAFSTTMLISPYQNHDLIKSIGESVAAEFGISFFYKDFREGYKESISLSKDAGLYRQQYCGCIYSEKERYQRSA